CGCCGGTGGCGTCGTCCTGGGCGATGGCGGCGACGAGGCCGTCGTCGTTGAAGGTGGCGGCGTCGAGGAGCGGCTGGAGGTCCATCGGAAGAGAGCGGGAGCGAATGGTGGACCCGAAGGTGCGCCGTGCGCGCCCGTTCCGGGGAGGAAAACGCGGGAAGGTCCCGTCTGGCGGCGTTCTTTCCGGGCGCCCCTGAGCTCTCCCCCACCCCATGCGCGCTTCGTTCGTCTCGCTTCTCCTCGCCCTCACGGCCTGCCAATCGGACCCCGAGGTCGAGGCGCTGCCGTCCACCCCCGAGATCCCGGCCTACGCGGGCGACCTCTCTCCGATCGACGAAGGGACCGCCGTCCCGGGCTTCGCTGCGTTCCGCGACACGCTCCGCGGAGTCGTCGCCCGCCGTGACACGGCCGCGCTGCTCGGCCTCGTCGCGACCGACGCTCGGCTCTCGTTCGGCGACGGTGCGGGCGGCCCCGACGAGTTCGACCAGACGTGGTTCGCGTCGACTCCGGAGGAGCCCGTGTGGTCGGTCCTCGAGCACGTCCTCGACCACGGGAGCGTCGAGGAGGACGGCGCGGTCGTCGTCCCCTACGTCGCGGGGTTCTGGCCGGACACGCTCGACCCCTACACCACCGTCGTCGTCCCCGGCCGCGACGTCCCGGCCTACGACCGGCCCGACGGCACGGAGGTCGCCCGGCTCACGGAGATCGCCCTCCCGACGATGGCGCCCGACGACGACGGCTGGCGGCCCGTCACCCTGCCCGACGGGACCGGCGCGGTCGTCGAGGCGGACGCGGCCCTCAGCCCGGTCGGCTACCGCGCCACGTTCTGGGACGACGGCGACGGCTGGCGACTCCGCTCGTTCCTCGCTGGCGACTGACCCCGGCCGCCTCGACGCCGAGGCGGGCACGGCGGCATGGGGTCGGAGGCCTGTGGGCCCGGCCGCTCCGACGAGCGCGACGACCCGCTCGAGACCTAGACTTCCGCCTCGACCGTGTCACCCATCGTCCCGGTCTGGAGTGTTATCACTCGTCCCGGCCGCTACACGACGACAACGGGTGCGGCGGCTGCGGCCGTGCCCGTCTCTCTGTCGATGTCGTGCCCGAGCCGGCGGAGGTCGTCGAACACCCGTTCGATGTCTTCCAGCCTCGTTCGGTGGGAGCAGATGGAGAGTCGAAGGACGGTGCGGCCGCGGAGCTGCGAGGTCATCACGAAGGCCAACCCGCTGGCCCGGATCGCGTCGGTGATCGCCTGGTTGAGGCGGTCGAGGTACTCGCTGTGCGCGTCGACGTCGTCGCGGAGCCGGGCCGGGACGAACCGGAAGCAGTAGAGGTTGAGGACCGGCGCGTGGAGCGGCTCGAAGTCGGGGTCGGCGCGGACGAGGGCGTCGAGGTGCTCGGCGCAGCGGACGTTCTGACGGAGGAGCGCCCGGTACCCCTCGGCCCCGTAGTGCTTCAGCGTCATCCACACCTTGAGCGCCCGGAACCCCCGCGACATCTGGGGGCCGAGCTCGTAGAAGTCGTGCCCGTGGTAGCCGTCGGGGAGGATCCCCTGGAGGTACGACGCCTCCATCGTGAACGCGCGCCGCTGCGTCACGGGGTCGCGGAAGAGGACGCACCCGCACTCGTACGGGACGTAGAGCCATTTATGCGGGTCGAGCGAGACGGAGTCCGCCCGATCCAGCCCGGCGTAGAGCAGCCGTTTCTCGGGGAGCATGGCCCCGACGGCCCCGCAGGCCCCGTCGCCGTGTAACCACAGCCCGTACTCCCGGCACACGTCGGCGATCTCGTCGAGGGGGTCGATGGCGCCGACGTTGACGGAGCCGACCTGGGCGACGACGCAGAACGGGAGGTCGCCACGAGCACGGTCCTCCTCGATCATCCCTCGGAGCGCGCCCACATCCATCGTAAAGTCGCCCCGGCTGGGGACGCGGCGGAGCGCCTCACGGCCGAGGTTCAGCATGTCCACGGCCCGGACGAGCGAGACGTGGCCCTCGTGGTCGGAGGCGTAAACGAGGAAGCGGCCGGTGCGGGCCTCGTCCTGGAGCCCGCGCGGGGTGGTGTCGTAGGGGGCCGCGTTACGGAGGGCCGTGTGGAGCGCGGTGACGTTGGCCATCGTGCCGCCGCTGACGAGGACGCCGCCGCACGCGGGGTCGAACCCGATCAACTCAGCGAGCCACGCGAGCGTGCGCCGCTCGACCTCGGTGGCGGACGGGGCCGGCTTCCAGCCCCCGGCGTTCATGTTGACCGACGCCGCGAGGGCCTCGGCGAGGATGCCCATCGGGGTTCCGGACCCCATGACGTACCCGAAGTAGCGCGGGGAGGTGTTGTGGGTGGCGTTCGGGAGGACCTTCTCGTCCCAGTCGTCGAGGATGCGCGCGGGTTCCTGGCCGTGTTTGGGAAGAGGTTCGTCGAAGGTGCGCGCTACTTCTTCCGGTGTTCGTCCCGCGAAGACAGGCAGGTCAGGGACGTCGCGGAGGTGGTTGGCGATGGCGTCGATGACTCGGTAACCGAGCGCGCGGAAGTCTTCGGGGGCGAGGTCGCCGTCGAACCACGCTTCGGCGACGGGCTCATCTAAGGGAGGAGGCTCAGGCATGTTCATGGAAGCAACAGAGAGCTTGGCCGCCTAGACGCTTGGCGATTCAGCCGCCGCGAGTGATGGCACGACGGTCAGACGAAGCTATGACGGCTGTGCCGCACGGACGAGCCGAGGACGCTGGCACTCGCGGTCGGCCTGCAAACGCTAGTTATGTGGCCCCCTCAATCGGAGGGCCGCGACCGTACGCGGTCGTTCATCGAGTCGAAGTGGGAGTCCACACCGACGGCGAGTAGGCTGTCGTTGCGGAGCCAGAAGGCGATCCGCCCCCCTCCGGTCGTGTCGTCGACGAACACCTCCGTGTCGTACGGCAGGTAGGAGAGGTTGGCCGCGAGCGGCCAGTTCCGGCACCGCCACGACTCCGGGAAGGCCCGCTCGACTTTGGAAGCCGGGTCCCCGGCCTCGAACACCTGAGGACCGGCCGCCAGCGGCCCGAGGCGGAGCGGGTACCAACCGGGGTAGGCGAGCGAGTCGCGGACCGTGGTGAACCCGAGCGTGTCGGCCTCGACGGCGAAGACCATGACGCCGAACACGTCGGTCCAGACCAACTCTTGATACGACGTGTCCGGCGCTCCAAACTGAGCCCGGAGCTGCTCCGGAGTAGACCAGAGCGGCAAGTCGCCGACCGTCCACCCGTCGGTCTCCACAACGCTGTAGAAGTCCCCTCCGCTGTCGTAGACATCAGAGCAGGCGGCTCGGCGCTCGGCTTCCGACATCCCGCCGCAGCCCACGATGAGGAGGAATGGGAGGGTCAGAAGCTGCCTCATCGCAGGGGACACATAACGATTTGCGATTCAGCCGCCGCACGCGGCGCGGCGACGGGACGGAGCGGAGGATACGTCGACGCTCACGCGAGGCGAGAGCGCTGGCGCGTGGGGTCGGCCTGCAAGCGCTGGTTAGCTGCCCGTGCTGTATGGACCGGGACGAGTGGTAACAGAATAGACCGGGACGATGGGTGACAGATCCGTTCACCCCGGCATGGCCCTCCCCGCGCTCTCGCGCTCACGCCGTGCCCTGGACCGTCACCGCCCCCATGCTCCAACGAGCCCACCTCGTCGCCCTCCACGCCGAGGGCCTCCACTCCGTCGCCGACCTCGCCGCCCGGTTCGGCGTCTCCCGCAAGACGGCCTACAAGTGGATCGACCGGCACGCCGAGGGCGGCACCGACGCGCTGGGAGACCGGTCCACGTCGCACGGGGCCACCCGCACACGACCCCGCCAGAGGTCGAGGCCCTCGTCGTGGCGGCGCGGGAGAAGCACCCGACGTGGGGGGCGCGGAAGCTCATCCCCTGGATCGCTAAACGACACCCGGACGCGCCTTTGCCTGCGGCCTCGACGGTCGGCACCATCCTCAAGCGACACGGGCTCGTCGAGCCGCGACGCCGTCGGCGCGTGGCGGCCCACCCGGGGAGCCGCCCGCTCGTCGCCGACGCGCCATGTGACGTGTGGACGGCCGACTACAAGGGGCAGTTCAGGACCGGCGACGGCGAGGTGTGCTACCCGCTCACCGTCTGCGACGCGCACAGCCGGGCCATCCTCTGCTGCGAAGGCCACTCCTCCGTCGAGCAGTACGGGGCGCTCCGGGCGTTCGACCGCCTCTTCCGCGAGCACGGGCTGCCGACGGCGATCCGGACCGACAACGGGACCCCGTTCGCGACGCAGGCGATCTGTGGCCTGTCACGACTCAGCGTGTGGTGGATCAAGCTCGGGATCACGCCCGACCGGATCGAGCCCGGGCGCCCCCAGCAGAACGGACAACACGAGCGGATGCACCGGACCCTGAAAGCGGAGACGGCACGCCCACCGGAGGCCGACATGGCCGCGCAGCAACGACGCTTCGACGCGTGGCGGGCCGAGTTCAACGACGAGCGGCCCCACGACGGCCTCGGCGGTGAGACCCCCGCCTCCCGCTACGCCCCGTCGCCGCGCCCGATGCCCGAGCGTCCGCCCGAGCCGGAGTACCCGGGGCACTTCGAGGTCCGGCGCGTCTCGCGGTGTGGGACGTTCAAGATGAAGGGCCGCCAGCGTTTCCTGAGCCAGGCCCTGTCCGACGAGACGATCGGGTTCGAGGAAGTGGCCGACGGGGTCTGGGCCGTGCTCTTCTACGAGACCGAGCTCGGCCGCTTCGACGAGCGGGACTACCAGCTCAAGACCTAGACTGCGACCTCGACCGGGTCACCCATCGTCCCGGTCTAAAGTGTTACCCATCGTCCCGGCCGCTACATGCTAGGGTCCGAGTCCTCGAACCACACGTTCCGCAGGCGCCGGGTGTACACCTCCGGCTCGTCCTCGAACAGATGCTCGCGGCCCTCGTCCGCCAACACTCCTGTCTCGAGGAGGGACTCGACGACGACGTCGGTCATGTCCGTGTATGTCGCCAACTCGTCCCGCGACCCCGAGGGGAACGGCCAGTCGTCGTACGTGTCGCTGACGAACGCGACGGCGTCGCCCGCGTGGTCCTGGAGGTAGCGCGTCGTGATCGCCGCGGCGACCGGGTTGCCGGCCAACTCGTTCCGGGTCCCAGCGCCGATGTGGGCGAACGAGACGACCTCGCGCTTCGAGTGGTTGACGAGTCGGTAGAGGGCGCCCATGGGTAGGCACGGAGGGCAGCTAACCAGGAGTTATGAGGCCGGGAAGATGCGGCCGTCGGCCGGATAGTACGCAGACGTGAGGAGACACGACCGGGCCGTAACCCCCTCCTTCAACGCGTTCCGCCCGACAACGAAGACCACACCTCATCGCAAATGCGGCGGCCCTTCGCATAGTACCAGTCCGAGCGCCCCGCTCAGGCCGGCGCCGCGACGTGCGACAGGGTCCGGTGCAGCAGGTCCGTCCGAGAGCATATCGAGGGGGCCACCACCACGATCCTGGCCCCGGACGCCTTGTTCTGCAAGAGCGCCGCGCAGGGATACCGCTCCCGCCTCGGGCCCCTCACGAGTTGGTGCTCGCGCTCGGTGAACGCCAGCGGCGTGAACGTCCACGGCTTCCGGACCGTCCAGTCGGTGTAGACGACCTCGACGCGCTGGTCGGGGTCCACGACGCCGCCGTCGACGTCGAACACGCCGCGGCAGTCGGTCTCGAACCCGAACAGGCCGAGGCCGTGCTCCCACGCGGCGAATAGCGGGCCGTCGCCCCAGTAGACGGTCCCCTCGGGCTCCGGGTGGTCGAGGAGGTCGCCGTCACGGGGGTCGTAGTCACGCCAGTGACCGTCGGACCACACCTTCCACCAGAACAGGCCCGCGTGGCCGCCCATCTGCGCGCCGCCATGGTAGTGGTTCTCGTAGTCGATCCGGGGGAAGCGCGGGCCGAGGAGCAGCAACGAGCCGCAGTGGTCGAGGTAGTCCTCGATCATGTCCGTCACCGACCTCCCCGGCTTCGTCCGGTACGGCAGCTCATTGCCGACGATCACGAGGAGGTCGCCCTCCCCGTCGAGGTCGCCGATCTCGCGGGCCGCCACGTGGCGGAGCCGGCCGAAGTAGCTCTCGGCTGAGCGGGCGACGCTCTGGAGGCTGTCGGCGAACAGCCGCGGCTCGTCCAGGAGGAGCGGACGAGCGACGCGGGCCGGCGGCGGAAGCGGCGGCATCGCCAACTCGCCGCTCAACACCCGCTGCGGCGCGTAGGCCACTTCCAACACGTGGCGCTTGCCCGGTGTCAGGCGGATGCGGAGGGTTGCGCTCGCGCCGTCCTCCTCCGCCTCGGGCTCGATCTCGGCCCCGTCGAGCGTCACCATCTCAACTGCCTCGCGCGGCGGCACCCGGAGCTCCAGCACCTCGACGGCACACCGGTCGAGCACGATCCGGACGCCGTCGGCCGTCTCCGCAAAACGGAGTCGGCCCGCGGCGAGATCGAGGTCGACGGACCACGTGTCCCACGAGCGCGGGACGGCCGGGGCCAGTCGGATCCGCCGCTCGCCGGGCTCGCGGATGCTGAGGCCTACCAACCCGTACTGGACCGCGTCGAGGAGCGCGCCGGAGCCGGTGATGAACGCGTGCCCGGCCACGTCGTCCTGGGCACCGTCCTCCGGTTCGAGATACTCCTCACAGAGCCCGGGGAGCGTCGGCCGGTGGAACGTGTCGACGATCTTCGAGAGGACGTGGAGGCCGCCGTCGGCGTCGAAATTCAGGAACCGGGCCTTCGCCTCGTGAGCCATCCACCACGGCCAGACACGCCCGTTGTGGTCGTTGTCGGCCGGGACGTACCTCATCGGAAGGTCGGTGGTCACCGTCCCGAAGGGCCGCCAGGACCGCTCGCGGATCGTATCGAGGGTCCGGAACCGCTCGTTCCGGCCCGCCACCCGCTCGACGACGGCGATCGCGTTGTCGGCCAGCATGAGCGTCGTGTCGGGGACGCCCCACTGGACGGCGTTGTTGAAGTACCCGGCGTCGTTCCAGAACGCGTCGTGGATCGACCGGCGAGACCGCGCGGCGAGATCGCGGTATCGCCCCGCGTCGTCGTCGCGGCCCAAGGCCTCGCAGATGAACGCCATGCGCCGGAGGGCGGCGAAGTACAGGACGTTCGAGTACAGCGTCCGCTGGCCCTCGACGAGGCGGAGGAACCGGCTGTGGTCCATCCACTCCGTCACGTCGACGATGAGCCCGTCTTCGTCGGCGTCGCGGGCCACCCAGACCTCGATCCACGGCTCGAAGGCGGCCACCATCCGTTCGAGCCAGTCACGGTCGCCGGTGTGCTCGTAGACGCGCCAGACCAGCGTGAGGAGCCAGCCGAGCCCCTCCGCGGAGCCTCCCTGACTCGTGTCGTCGGAGACCTTCAGGCCCGTCGG
This sequence is a window from Rubrivirga marina. Protein-coding genes within it:
- a CDS encoding pyridoxal phosphate-dependent decarboxylase family protein, giving the protein MPEPPPLDEPVAEAWFDGDLAPEDFRALGYRVIDAIANHLRDVPDLPVFAGRTPEEVARTFDEPLPKHGQEPARILDDWDEKVLPNATHNTSPRYFGYVMGSGTPMGILAEALAASVNMNAGGWKPAPSATEVERRTLAWLAELIGFDPACGGVLVSGGTMANVTALHTALRNAAPYDTTPRGLQDEARTGRFLVYASDHEGHVSLVRAVDMLNLGREALRRVPSRGDFTMDVGALRGMIEEDRARGDLPFCVVAQVGSVNVGAIDPLDEIADVCREYGLWLHGDGACGAVGAMLPEKRLLYAGLDRADSVSLDPHKWLYVPYECGCVLFRDPVTQRRAFTMEASYLQGILPDGYHGHDFYELGPQMSRGFRALKVWMTLKHYGAEGYRALLRQNVRCAEHLDALVRADPDFEPLHAPVLNLYCFRFVPARLRDDVDAHSEYLDRLNQAITDAIRASGLAFVMTSQLRGRTVLRLSICSHRTRLEDIERVFDDLRRLGHDIDRETGTAAAAAPVVVV
- a CDS encoding integrase core domain-containing protein gives rise to the protein MPAASTVGTILKRHGLVEPRRRRRVAAHPGSRPLVADAPCDVWTADYKGQFRTGDGEVCYPLTVCDAHSRAILCCEGHSSVEQYGALRAFDRLFREHGLPTAIRTDNGTPFATQAICGLSRLSVWWIKLGITPDRIEPGRPQQNGQHERMHRTLKAETARPPEADMAAQQRRFDAWRAEFNDERPHDGLGGETPASRYAPSPRPMPERPPEPEYPGHFEVRRVSRCGTFKMKGRQRFLSQALSDETIGFEEVADGVWAVLFYETELGRFDERDYQLKT
- a CDS encoding GH116 family glycosyl hydrolase, which gives rise to MAPLVFDHDVETVVGNGRLIARVRAGSAEFVFAGPAAGYRVLIDGRPLSDGEVRTVVLPRRVRYEVAGRGALTAAAQPDAALMVLLVESEADAEWALEFADADPDGDVEADEVDLSRGEASVWTPEPQPVSSDDEGAARGTLRVSLAADARAAFLLGDGAAAARLDDPFEAVEAWADETAERGLRLRTPYPELDRAVEFAKAHLRLGYAWEPDGAGRPGGDGSKMVCDIFRWRDVWSRDFGSGFGPGGVAAGLLDAVLATLDYEAARHTAHDPTGLKVSDDTSQGGSAEGLGWLLTLVWRVYEHTGDRDWLERMVAAFEPWIEVWVARDADEDGLIVDVTEWMDHSRFLRLVEGQRTLYSNVLYFAALRRMAFICEALGRDDDAGRYRDLAARSRRSIHDAFWNDAGYFNNAVQWGVPDTTLMLADNAIAVVERVAGRNERFRTLDTIRERSWRPFGTVTTDLPMRYVPADNDHNGRVWPWWMAHEAKARFLNFDADGGLHVLSKIVDTFHRPTLPGLCEEYLEPEDGAQDDVAGHAFITGSGALLDAVQYGLVGLSIREPGERRIRLAPAVPRSWDTWSVDLDLAAGRLRFAETADGVRIVLDRCAVEVLELRVPPREAVEMVTLDGAEIEPEAEEDGASATLRIRLTPGKRHVLEVAYAPQRVLSGELAMPPLPPPARVARPLLLDEPRLFADSLQSVARSAESYFGRLRHVAAREIGDLDGEGDLLVIVGNELPYRTKPGRSVTDMIEDYLDHCGSLLLLGPRFPRIDYENHYHGGAQMGGHAGLFWWKVWSDGHWRDYDPRDGDLLDHPEPEGTVYWGDGPLFAAWEHGLGLFGFETDCRGVFDVDGGVVDPDQRVEVVYTDWTVRKPWTFTPLAFTEREHQLVRGPRRERYPCAALLQNKASGARIVVVAPSICSRTDLLHRTLSHVAAPA